A genomic segment from Fibrobacter sp. UWEL encodes:
- a CDS encoding acyl-CoA dehydrogenase family protein: MIVRAGPGLQRGGDFPHPTRKLTDEEKAELKLYNKLASAGTPLTKGMNAEYSNINSYDSIQVHGGSGYMLEYACQRLYRDARITSIYEGTTQLQVVAALPHITTGTYTSMLDELEAAAVAPEFENLKARAKAMDDKFKAAIDYVKAAENNEFLDLCSRRLYEMAGNCVMAQLLIRDASANAELFGKSAKVYLNLAEAEVMKHSNFIMDLTAEQIADYKQA; this comes from the coding sequence ATGATTGTAAGGGCGGGGCCGGGGCTGCAGCGAGGGGGAGACTTCCCCCACCCCACCCGCAAGCTTACCGACGAGGAAAAGGCTGAACTGAAGCTGTACAACAAGTTGGCATCTGCCGGCACTCCGCTCACCAAGGGCATGAATGCCGAATACTCCAACATCAACAGCTACGACAGCATCCAGGTTCACGGCGGTTCCGGCTACATGCTGGAATACGCTTGCCAGCGTCTCTACCGCGACGCTCGTATTACCTCCATCTACGAAGGTACTACCCAGCTCCAGGTTGTTGCAGCCCTTCCGCACATCACCACCGGCACCTACACTTCCATGCTCGACGAACTGGAAGCAGCCGCTGTTGCACCGGAATTTGAAAACCTCAAGGCCCGCGCAAAGGCTATGGACGACAAGTTCAAGGCAGCCATCGACTATGTCAAGGCCGCTGAAAACAACGAGTTCCTGGACCTCTGCAGCCGCCGCCTGTACGAAATGGCCGGTAACTGCGTCATGGCTCAGCTCCTTATCCGCGACGCTTCTGCAAACGCAGAACTGTTCGGCAAGAGCGCCAAGGTTTACCTGAACCTTGCTGAAGCAGAAGTGATGAAGCACTCCAACTTCATCATGGACCTGACTGCAGAACAGATCGCTGATTATAAGCAGGCTTAA
- a CDS encoding type II toxin-antitoxin system RelE/ParE family toxin — protein sequence MNYKVIVSEQAERDLGDIYSYICCELKSKSSAEKMALRLREAMTGLSIMPKRYRIYPLEPWLSREVRSVSVGNYVVFYLVKEAESEVWITRIVYGKRDMKKTL from the coding sequence ATGAATTACAAGGTGATTGTATCTGAACAGGCCGAACGCGACTTGGGCGATATTTATTCATATATTTGTTGTGAGCTAAAATCAAAATCGAGTGCTGAAAAAATGGCGCTACGACTACGTGAGGCCATGACTGGCCTTTCCATAATGCCTAAACGCTATCGTATATATCCGTTAGAACCGTGGCTTTCGAGAGAAGTTCGTTCTGTGTCTGTTGGAAATTATGTGGTATTTTATCTTGTAAAAGAAGCTGAATCAGAAGTTTGGATAACCCGTATCGTGTATGGAAAGCGCGATATGAAGAAAACTCTTTAG
- a CDS encoding glycosyltransferase family 39 protein encodes MKKVLKKILGNFEFRCIVGVLACFAFLQYGQIRVESVILHQGENDEKTSLPISRKMNQGEIFRVSFIISNPLNLHYDLNIIPDDCAESLTINGTDIPLSDYSGRCNYSKGFVLTDSVTAPHRVGPRTTYELSLKNGGGPGGINVFPKGTGFTDAMEIVIAILAGLTLASLCKRRKWHSFLLFCIVFGVFLRFAMFSALPYTQFANDVEGHLAYIQYIADNLAIPAADECWTCYHPPVYYTMAVPSLIVSSLLGFTSSAGVQLFSLALSILVLICGLAFLKSLVDGKSLIVAAALWTVWPTLLLVAPRIGNDQMFIALHVLCLLSGFNYIRYRKGSSLVFAVVCAALAIWTKSTGFISLALVILMAVAGYLKNRSPEKITPTKPEITSWILLLLIFVGLAFEKIMGEGGLVSNANSLHSGLKVGNEAGNYLYFDLKSFLTEPYTSAWADGLGREYFFNYAFKSSLFGEFKLVETALGKTLASFISVSFLGLIVFAIRGWWNTKLDVYHWILFIQGILFFAALSFLRYKYPYACSNDFRYIMPALLSFAPYVGLGIYQKEFSLKWKILGIATVLVFVVCSVLLMGCVFG; translated from the coding sequence ATGAAAAAAGTGCTTAAGAAAATTCTAGGAAATTTTGAATTTCGTTGCATCGTCGGCGTTCTTGCGTGTTTCGCATTTTTGCAATACGGGCAAATCCGTGTGGAGAGCGTGATTCTTCACCAAGGAGAAAACGACGAAAAGACATCGCTGCCGATTTCCAGAAAAATGAATCAAGGCGAAATTTTTCGCGTTAGCTTTATCATCTCAAATCCGCTAAATCTTCACTATGACCTGAACATCATCCCCGATGATTGCGCAGAATCGCTAACGATTAACGGCACAGACATTCCCCTGTCGGATTATTCTGGCAGATGCAATTACAGCAAGGGATTTGTGCTGACAGATTCTGTTACCGCGCCCCACCGCGTTGGCCCTAGAACGACTTATGAACTTTCCCTGAAAAATGGCGGCGGGCCCGGAGGAATCAATGTTTTTCCTAAGGGGACAGGCTTTACGGACGCCATGGAAATCGTGATTGCAATCCTTGCGGGATTGACGCTTGCATCCTTATGCAAACGCCGCAAGTGGCATTCATTTTTATTGTTCTGTATCGTGTTCGGAGTATTCCTGCGATTTGCCATGTTCAGCGCCCTGCCCTACACTCAATTTGCAAATGATGTGGAAGGTCATTTGGCGTACATTCAGTATATTGCGGATAACCTTGCGATTCCTGCAGCGGACGAATGTTGGACCTGTTACCATCCACCTGTTTATTACACGATGGCGGTACCTTCGCTTATCGTAAGTAGCCTGCTAGGATTTACTTCAAGTGCAGGCGTTCAGCTATTTAGTTTGGCGCTTTCAATTCTCGTATTGATTTGCGGTCTTGCATTTTTAAAGAGTCTTGTGGATGGCAAAAGTCTGATTGTTGCCGCAGCCCTTTGGACGGTGTGGCCAACCTTGCTTTTAGTCGCTCCAAGAATCGGGAACGACCAGATGTTCATTGCACTGCATGTTCTTTGCCTGCTTTCGGGCTTCAATTACATTAGGTATAGGAAAGGTTCGTCCCTTGTTTTCGCCGTGGTTTGTGCGGCTCTTGCAATCTGGACAAAATCCACAGGTTTTATCTCTTTGGCACTTGTAATACTGATGGCTGTTGCAGGCTATCTCAAAAATCGTTCGCCAGAAAAAATTACACCAACCAAACCAGAAATCACAAGCTGGATTTTATTACTTCTAATCTTTGTTGGATTGGCCTTCGAAAAAATAATGGGCGAAGGAGGCCTGGTTTCCAACGCAAACAGTCTGCACTCGGGTTTGAAAGTCGGGAACGAAGCCGGAAACTATCTTTATTTCGATCTGAAGTCTTTCCTAACGGAGCCTTACACCAGCGCATGGGCCGACGGTCTGGGCAGAGAATATTTTTTCAATTATGCCTTCAAATCTTCCCTATTTGGCGAATTCAAACTTGTAGAAACCGCATTGGGTAAGACCTTGGCTTCCTTCATTAGCGTGTCATTCCTAGGCTTGATCGTATTCGCGATTCGCGGCTGGTGGAATACAAAACTAGATGTTTACCATTGGATTCTTTTTATTCAGGGAATCCTGTTCTTTGCAGCATTGAGTTTCCTGCGTTACAAATATCCCTACGCCTGCAGCAACGATTTCCGCTACATCATGCCTGCGTTGTTGAGCTTTGCTCCCTATGTTGGATTGGGCATATACCAAAAAGAATTTTCCCTCAAGTGGAAAATTCTTGGTATCGCAACAGTACTTGTTTTTGTGGTATGTTCTGTGCTGCTGATGGGCTGCGTGTTTGGATAA